A region of Rhizorhabdus wittichii RW1 DNA encodes the following proteins:
- a CDS encoding HAD-superfamily hydrolase, subfamily IA, variant 1 (TIGRFAM: HAD-superfamily hydrolase, subfamily IA, variant 3; HAD-superfamily hydrolase, subfamily IA, variant 1~PFAM: Haloacid dehalogenase domain protein hydrolase), whose protein sequence is MSALASGPNRLAIFDCDGTLVDSQANICRAMAEAFAIEKLPEPAAPAVRRVVGLNLTQAVAVLLPDADHDLHVRVGETYKRAFQAMRGAGEVDEPLFPGVAETLRALDADGWLLAVATGKSDRGLHHCLEAHGIHDLFVSLQTADRHPSKPHPSMIVQAMADAGAIPATSVMIGDTSFDIGMGVNAGCATIGVAWGYHTPRELFDEGADFVADRPDQLPDILRLALSARP, encoded by the coding sequence ATGAGCGCCCTCGCCTCGGGGCCCAATCGCCTCGCCATCTTCGACTGCGACGGCACGCTGGTCGACAGCCAGGCCAATATCTGCCGCGCCATGGCCGAGGCGTTCGCGATCGAGAAGCTGCCGGAGCCGGCCGCCCCGGCGGTCCGTCGCGTCGTCGGCCTCAACCTGACCCAGGCGGTCGCGGTGCTGCTGCCCGACGCCGACCATGACCTGCACGTCCGGGTCGGCGAGACCTACAAGCGCGCCTTCCAGGCGATGCGCGGCGCGGGCGAGGTCGACGAGCCGCTGTTCCCCGGCGTCGCCGAGACGCTGCGCGCGCTGGACGCGGACGGCTGGCTGCTCGCGGTGGCGACCGGCAAGTCCGACCGCGGGCTCCACCATTGCCTGGAGGCGCACGGCATCCACGACCTGTTCGTCTCGCTCCAGACCGCCGACCGCCACCCGTCCAAGCCGCATCCGTCGATGATCGTCCAGGCGATGGCCGACGCCGGCGCGATCCCGGCGACCAGCGTGATGATCGGCGACACGAGCTTCGACATCGGCATGGGGGTCAATGCCGGCTGCGCGACGATCGGCGTCGCCTGGGGCTATCATACCCCCCGCGAGCTGTTCGACGAGGGCGCCGATTTCGTCGCCGACCGGCCCGACCAGCTTCCCGATATCCTCCGACTCGCGCTATCGGCACGGCCATGA
- a CDS encoding ATP12 ATPase (PFAM: ATP12 ATPase) — MKRFYKQVSVEPVAGGHAIRLDGRPVKTPARADLTLPTSALAHAVAAEWDAQAEEIDPRRMPLTGLANAAIDRIAPDPAAFARGLAAYAETDLLCYRADSPAKLVDRQAASWDPLLDWARDRYDVHFETVAGIIHRPQPDETVQRLAAAVAAHDAFHLAALQPLVTITGSLVIALALAGGRIDAEQAFAAAHLDELWQAEQWGEDALATEARENRRADFKAAARLLGLLV; from the coding sequence ATGAAGCGATTCTACAAGCAGGTGTCGGTCGAGCCCGTCGCGGGCGGCCATGCGATCCGGCTCGACGGGCGCCCGGTGAAGACCCCGGCGCGCGCCGACCTCACCCTCCCCACCTCGGCGCTGGCGCACGCCGTCGCCGCCGAATGGGACGCGCAGGCCGAGGAGATCGACCCGCGCCGCATGCCGCTGACCGGGCTCGCCAACGCCGCGATCGACCGGATCGCGCCCGATCCCGCCGCCTTCGCCCGGGGCCTCGCCGCCTATGCCGAGACCGACCTGCTCTGCTACCGCGCCGACAGCCCGGCCAAACTGGTCGACCGCCAGGCCGCGAGCTGGGACCCGCTGCTCGACTGGGCGCGGGACCGCTACGACGTCCATTTCGAGACGGTCGCCGGAATCATCCACCGCCCGCAGCCCGACGAGACGGTGCAGCGGCTGGCGGCGGCGGTCGCGGCGCACGACGCCTTCCACCTCGCCGCGCTCCAGCCGCTCGTCACCATCACCGGCTCGCTGGTGATCGCGCTGGCGCTGGCCGGGGGGCGGATCGACGCCGAGCAGGCCTTCGCCGCCGCGCATCTCGACGAGCTGTGGCAGGCCGAGCAATGGGGCGAGGACGCGCTCGCCACCGAGGCCCGCGAGAACCGCCGCGCCGATTTCAAGGCGGCGGCGCGGTTGTTGGGGTTGTTGGTTTAG
- a CDS encoding guanylate kinase (PFAM: guanylate kinase~SMART: guanylate kinase/L-type calcium channel region) gives MAHITLKRRGVLFVLSSPSGAGKSTIARRLLASDDNLKMSVSATTRPMRPGEVDGVDYHFVDLEKFREMVSNHEFLEWAHVFNHRYGSPAQPIDAMLSDGSDVLFDIDWQGAQQLYQTCGGDVVRVFILPPSMVELEDRLRKRATDSEEVIVGRMQRAAAEVSHWDGYDYVLINDDVDRCFAEVRHILEAERLKRSRQTGLIGFIRKLTTPAG, from the coding sequence ATGGCCCATATCACGCTCAAGCGCCGCGGCGTCCTGTTCGTCCTCTCCTCGCCCTCGGGCGCCGGCAAGTCCACCATCGCGCGCCGCCTGCTCGCCTCCGACGACAATCTGAAGATGTCGGTGTCGGCCACCACCCGGCCGATGCGCCCCGGCGAGGTCGACGGCGTCGACTATCATTTCGTCGATCTCGAGAAATTCCGCGAGATGGTGTCGAACCACGAATTCCTCGAATGGGCGCACGTCTTCAACCATCGCTACGGCTCCCCCGCCCAGCCGATCGACGCGATGCTGAGCGACGGCAGCGATGTGCTGTTCGACATCGACTGGCAGGGCGCGCAGCAGCTCTACCAGACCTGCGGCGGCGACGTGGTGCGCGTCTTCATCCTGCCGCCGTCGATGGTCGAGCTGGAGGACCGGCTGCGCAAGCGCGCCACCGACAGCGAGGAAGTGATCGTCGGCCGGATGCAGCGCGCCGCCGCCGAGGTGAGCCACTGGGACGGCTACGACTATGTGCTGATCAACGACGACGTCGACCGCTGCTTCGCCGAGGTCCGGCACATCCTCGAGGCCGAACGCCTCAAGCGCAGCCGCCAGACCGGCCTGATCGGGTTCATCCGGAAATTGACCACCCCTGCGGGGTAG
- a CDS encoding fumarase (TIGRFAM: fumarate hydratase, class II~PFAM: fumarate lyase) has product MPTDTRTETDSFGPIEVPATAYWGAQTQRSIENFPFGPEERMPIGIVHALALVKQAAARVNRRHGLDPRLADAIEAAAAEVIEGRLDDQFPLVIWQTGSGTQSNMNVNEVIAGRANELLTGERGGKSPVHPNDHVNMGQSSNDSFPTALHIAAALAVHRRLYPALEAMKEELVAKALAWDDIVKIGRTHLQDATPLTLGQEFSGYAAQLIASRKRLEGAVNGGMLKLAQGGTAVGTGLNAAPGFAEDVAAEIAGLAGLPFVTAPNKFEALASNDPLVHLSGTLGTLAVALTKIANDIRLLGSGPRSGLGELILPENEPGSSIMPGKVNPTQCEMLTMVSAQVIGNHQAVTIGGLQGHLELNVFKPLIGAGVLRSIALLATGMESFTERALAGMEPDRARIADLVGRSLMLVTALAPEIGYDNAAKIAKHAHHEGLTLKQAGLALGLIDGATFDRVVRPETMVGR; this is encoded by the coding sequence ATGCCCACCGACACCCGCACCGAAACCGACAGCTTCGGCCCGATCGAGGTCCCCGCTACGGCCTATTGGGGCGCGCAGACGCAGCGCTCGATCGAGAATTTCCCGTTCGGGCCCGAGGAGCGGATGCCGATCGGCATCGTCCATGCCCTGGCGCTGGTGAAGCAGGCGGCGGCGCGGGTGAATCGCAGGCATGGGCTCGACCCCAGGCTCGCCGACGCGATCGAGGCGGCGGCGGCCGAGGTGATCGAGGGCCGGCTCGACGACCAGTTTCCGCTGGTCATCTGGCAGACCGGGTCGGGCACCCAGTCGAACATGAACGTCAACGAGGTGATCGCCGGCCGCGCCAACGAGCTGCTGACGGGCGAGCGCGGCGGCAAGAGCCCGGTCCACCCCAACGACCATGTCAACATGGGCCAGTCGTCGAACGACAGCTTCCCGACCGCGCTCCACATCGCCGCCGCGCTCGCGGTCCATCGCCGTCTCTATCCGGCGCTGGAGGCGATGAAGGAGGAGCTGGTCGCCAAGGCGCTGGCGTGGGACGACATCGTCAAGATCGGCCGCACCCATCTGCAGGACGCGACCCCGCTGACGCTGGGCCAGGAATTCTCCGGCTATGCCGCGCAGCTCATCGCCAGCCGCAAGCGGCTGGAGGGCGCGGTCAATGGGGGCATGCTGAAGCTGGCGCAGGGCGGCACCGCGGTCGGCACCGGGCTCAACGCCGCGCCGGGCTTCGCCGAGGACGTCGCGGCCGAGATCGCCGGGCTCGCCGGCCTGCCCTTCGTCACCGCGCCCAACAAGTTCGAGGCGCTGGCCTCGAACGATCCGCTCGTCCACCTGTCGGGCACGCTCGGCACGCTCGCGGTCGCGCTCACCAAGATCGCCAACGACATCCGCCTGCTCGGCTCGGGCCCGCGATCGGGGCTGGGCGAGCTGATCCTGCCCGAGAACGAGCCCGGTAGCTCGATCATGCCGGGCAAGGTCAACCCGACCCAGTGCGAGATGCTGACGATGGTGTCGGCGCAGGTGATCGGCAACCACCAGGCGGTGACGATCGGCGGGTTGCAGGGCCATCTCGAGCTCAACGTGTTCAAGCCGCTGATCGGCGCGGGCGTCCTGCGCTCGATCGCGCTGCTCGCGACGGGCATGGAGAGCTTCACCGAACGCGCGCTCGCGGGCATGGAGCCCGACCGCGCCCGCATCGCCGACCTGGTCGGCCGCTCGCTGATGCTCGTCACCGCGCTCGCGCCCGAGATCGGCTACGACAATGCCGCGAAGATCGCCAAGCACGCCCATCATGAGGGCCTGACCCTCAAGCAGGCGGGCCTCGCCCTCGGCCTGATCGACGGGGCGACCTTCGACCGGGTGGTGCGCCCGGAGACGATGGTGGGGCGGTAA
- a CDS encoding protein of unknown function DUF1321 (PFAM: protein of unknown function DUF1321), with the protein MSDQAPDSLIPYDEIVQEALRAVVGRVLGEVEKAGGLPGDHHFYITFKTQGQGVDIPKHLAERFPDEMTIVIQNRFWDLKVRPDGFEVGLSFNQVPARLVIPFAAVTGFVDPAVNFALQFQAQADDAIEDTGHSFAGNDAPSPPPAPVEDGSNVVSVDFTRKK; encoded by the coding sequence ATGAGCGACCAAGCGCCCGACAGCCTGATTCCCTATGACGAGATCGTCCAGGAGGCGCTTCGCGCCGTGGTCGGCCGGGTGCTCGGCGAGGTCGAGAAGGCGGGCGGACTGCCCGGCGACCATCATTTCTACATCACCTTCAAGACCCAGGGCCAGGGCGTCGACATCCCGAAGCATCTGGCGGAGCGCTTCCCCGACGAGATGACGATCGTCATCCAGAACCGCTTCTGGGACCTGAAGGTGCGCCCCGACGGCTTCGAGGTCGGCCTGTCGTTCAACCAGGTTCCGGCCCGGCTGGTGATCCCGTTCGCGGCGGTCACCGGCTTCGTCGATCCGGCGGTCAACTTCGCGCTCCAGTTCCAGGCGCAGGCCGACGACGCGATCGAGGACACCGGCCACAGCTTCGCCGGCAACGACGCCCCCTCGCCCCCGCCCGCGCCGGTCGAGGACGGGTCGAACGTCGTCTCGGTCGACTTCACGCGCAAGAAGTAG